The following proteins are encoded in a genomic region of Nicotiana sylvestris chromosome 4, ASM39365v2, whole genome shotgun sequence:
- the LOC104220670 gene encoding protein PSK SIMULATOR 2-like isoform X1, whose product MGGVCAGGTAKNRAEIHHEIESTSGSSKKLKPVRSFGKENKDESFSYPDVSNFRGTPNLYDSGELYLSNFRDFKPSTPARTGGNKAASSFLGKASIVGLEKAVEVLDTLGSSMTNLNSGGFMTGTASSGNKVSILAFEVANTITKGANLLQSLSKENVQYLKKEILPSKGVQQLVSTNMTELLAIAAADKREEFDVFSREVIRFGDMCKDQQWHKLGRYFSRLDLDSGAHKQLRAEAELMMQELTILAQHTSELYHEQQALDRFEQDYRRKLEELDSLNLPRKGEGLMMLQCELKHQRKIARSLKKKSLWTKSLEEVVEKLVDIVTYIHQAIVEAFGDNGLTSAGKEPAKKQERLGAAGLALHYANLVTQIDNIASRPTSLPPNMRDGLYNGLPPSVKTALRSRLQAVDPKEELTIPQIKAEMEKTLQWLVPVATDTTKAHQGFGWVGEWANTGSDSGKKNPAQVNPIRLQTLYHADKKKMDYHVLELVTWLHRLISLVRFNGTKAFPTRSPTRKGLVLETETMNPNPKTPKVQISLEDRNLLDKVMKRKCLIPGRSKSQEFLLPKNQRQVWALSRSMGSSPCTDFKHPKGNVLDILDGLDSAF is encoded by the exons ATGGGAGGTGTTTGTGCAGGTGGGACGGCAAAGAATAGAGCTGAAATTCACCATGAGATTGAGAGCACCTCAGGTTCTTCAAAAAAGCTAAAACCAGTCAGGAGTTTTGGAAAGGAGAATAAAGATGAATCCTTTTCATATCCTGATGTGAGTAATTTCCGTGGGACGCCTAATCTCTATGATTCTGGTGAATTGTACTTGTCTAATTTCAGGGACTTTAAGCCATCTACACCTGCTAGAACTGGAGGGAACAAG GCGGCTAGCTCTTTTCTTGGAAAGGCAAGTATAGTCGGTCTAGAGAAAGCAGTAGAAGTATTAGATACACTTGGGAGCAGCATGACAAACTTGAATTCCGGAGGGTTTATGACAGGAACGGCGTCAAGTGGGAATAAAGTATCTATTCTAGCATTCGAGGTAGCGAATACCATCACCAAAGGTGCAAATTTATTGCAAtctctttccaaagaaaatgtTCAGTATTTAAAGAAGGAAATTCTACCTTCAAAGGGAGTGCAACAGTTGGTCTCTACTAATATGACCGAGCTGCTTGCTATTGCTGCTGCTGACAAAAG GGAGGAATTTGACGTTTTCTCGCGCGAAGTCATTAGGTTTGGAGATATGTGTAAAGACCAACAATGGCACAAGTTAGGTCGATATTTTTCCAG ATTGGACTTGGACTCTGGTGCTCATAAACAACTAAGAGCAGAGGCCGAATTGATGATGCAGGAATTGACCATTCTGGCTCAGCATACTTCT GAATTGTATCATGAGCAGCAGGCACTGGATAGATTTGAGCAGGATTATCGCAGGAAACTTGAGGAATTAGATTCTTTAAATCTACCTCGAAAAG GAGAAGGCCTCATGATGTTACAGTGTGAGTTAAAACATCAAAGAAAAATTGCGAGGAGCTTGAAGAAGAAATCTCTTTGGACTAAGAGTTTGGAGGAG GTTGTGGAGAAGCTTGTTGACATTGTTACTTATATACATCAAGCAATTGTGGAAGCATTTGGGGATAATG GATTGACGTCTGCTGGCAAGGAGCCTGCCAAAAAACAAGAAAGACTGGGAGCAGCTGGTCTCGCTTTACACTATGCTAACTTAGTTACTCAAATCGATAACATT GCCTCACGCCCTACCTCTCTTCCTCCTAACATGAGGGATGGATTATATAATGGATTGCCTCCCTCCGTAAAAACAGCCCTTCGTTCACGTCTGCAGGCGGTTGATCCTAAAGAAGAG CTCACAATTCCTCAGATAAAAGCAGAGATGGAAAAAACTCTCCAGTGGCTTGTCCCAGTAGCTACAGATACTACAAA AGCACATCAAGGCTTTGGATGGGTTGGAGAATGGGCTAATACCGG AAGCGATTCTGGCAAGAAGAACCCGGCACAAGTTAACCCTATTCGATTACAAACACTCTACCATGCAGACAAAAAGAAAATGGACTACCATGTCCTTGAACTAGTGACGTGGCTTCACCGTCTGATCAGTCTGGTACGGTTTAACGGTACCAAAGCTTTCCCCACACGATCACCAACGCGCAAAGGACTTGTTCTGGAGACAGAGACGATGAACCCTAACCCCAAAACACCTAAGGTCCAGATTTCTCTTGAAGATAGAAACTTACTAGATAAGGTTATGAAAAGGAAATGTTTGATTCCCGGAAGAAGCAAAAGCCAGGAATTTTTGTTGCCTAAGAATCAGAGACAGGTGTGGGCGCTAAGTAGAAGCATGGGTAGCTCACCTTGTACTGATTTTAAACATCCAAAGGGTAATGTTTTGGATATATTAGATGGCTTAGATTCAGCATTTTGA
- the LOC104220670 gene encoding protein PSK SIMULATOR 2-like isoform X2 yields the protein MGGVCAGGTAKNRAEIHHEIESTSGSSKKLKPVRSFGKENKDESFSYPDVSNFRGTPNLYDSGELYLSNFRDFKPSTPARTGGNKAASSFLGKASIVGLEKAVEVLDTLGSSMTNLNSGGFMTGTASSGNKVSILAFEVANTITKGANLLQSLSKENVQYLKKEILPSKGVQQLVSTNMTELLAIAAADKREEFDVFSREVIRFGDMCKDQQWHKLGRYFSRLDLDSGAHKQLRAEAELMMQELTILAQHTSELYHEQQALDRFEQDYRRKLEELDSLNLPRKGEGLMMLQCELKHQRKIARSLKKKSLWTKSLEEVVEKLVDIVTYIHQAIVEAFGDNGLTSAGKEPAKKQERLGAAGLALHYANLVTQIDNIASRPTSLPPNMRDGLYNGLPPSVKTALRSRLQAVDPKEELTIPQIKAEMEKTLQWLVPVATDTTKAHQGFGWVGEWANTGLVVHNSHSLTEAILARRTRHKLTLFDYKHSTMQTKRKWTTMSLN from the exons ATGGGAGGTGTTTGTGCAGGTGGGACGGCAAAGAATAGAGCTGAAATTCACCATGAGATTGAGAGCACCTCAGGTTCTTCAAAAAAGCTAAAACCAGTCAGGAGTTTTGGAAAGGAGAATAAAGATGAATCCTTTTCATATCCTGATGTGAGTAATTTCCGTGGGACGCCTAATCTCTATGATTCTGGTGAATTGTACTTGTCTAATTTCAGGGACTTTAAGCCATCTACACCTGCTAGAACTGGAGGGAACAAG GCGGCTAGCTCTTTTCTTGGAAAGGCAAGTATAGTCGGTCTAGAGAAAGCAGTAGAAGTATTAGATACACTTGGGAGCAGCATGACAAACTTGAATTCCGGAGGGTTTATGACAGGAACGGCGTCAAGTGGGAATAAAGTATCTATTCTAGCATTCGAGGTAGCGAATACCATCACCAAAGGTGCAAATTTATTGCAAtctctttccaaagaaaatgtTCAGTATTTAAAGAAGGAAATTCTACCTTCAAAGGGAGTGCAACAGTTGGTCTCTACTAATATGACCGAGCTGCTTGCTATTGCTGCTGCTGACAAAAG GGAGGAATTTGACGTTTTCTCGCGCGAAGTCATTAGGTTTGGAGATATGTGTAAAGACCAACAATGGCACAAGTTAGGTCGATATTTTTCCAG ATTGGACTTGGACTCTGGTGCTCATAAACAACTAAGAGCAGAGGCCGAATTGATGATGCAGGAATTGACCATTCTGGCTCAGCATACTTCT GAATTGTATCATGAGCAGCAGGCACTGGATAGATTTGAGCAGGATTATCGCAGGAAACTTGAGGAATTAGATTCTTTAAATCTACCTCGAAAAG GAGAAGGCCTCATGATGTTACAGTGTGAGTTAAAACATCAAAGAAAAATTGCGAGGAGCTTGAAGAAGAAATCTCTTTGGACTAAGAGTTTGGAGGAG GTTGTGGAGAAGCTTGTTGACATTGTTACTTATATACATCAAGCAATTGTGGAAGCATTTGGGGATAATG GATTGACGTCTGCTGGCAAGGAGCCTGCCAAAAAACAAGAAAGACTGGGAGCAGCTGGTCTCGCTTTACACTATGCTAACTTAGTTACTCAAATCGATAACATT GCCTCACGCCCTACCTCTCTTCCTCCTAACATGAGGGATGGATTATATAATGGATTGCCTCCCTCCGTAAAAACAGCCCTTCGTTCACGTCTGCAGGCGGTTGATCCTAAAGAAGAG CTCACAATTCCTCAGATAAAAGCAGAGATGGAAAAAACTCTCCAGTGGCTTGTCCCAGTAGCTACAGATACTACAAA AGCACATCAAGGCTTTGGATGGGTTGGAGAATGGGCTAATACCGGGTTAGTAGTCCATAATTCTCACTCGTTAACAG AAGCGATTCTGGCAAGAAGAACCCGGCACAAGTTAACCCTATTCGATTACAAACACTCTACCATGCAGACAAAAAGAAAATGGACTACCATGTCCTTGAACTAG